A single Pseudomonas sp. HN11 DNA region contains:
- the cobO gene encoding cob(I)yrinic acid a,c-diamide adenosyltransferase, which produces MTDSPDRDERHLARMLRKKAVIDERIANSPNECGLLLVLTGNGKGKSSSAFGMLARAMGHGMQCGVVQFIKGRNSTGEELFFRRFPEQVRFHVMGEGFTWETQDRQRDIAAAEAAWAVSRELLQDPAIGLVVLDELNIALKHGYLDLDQVLSDLQARPPMQHVVVTGRGAKPELIEMGDTVTEMGMLKHAFQAGIKAQKGVEL; this is translated from the coding sequence ATGACCGATTCCCCCGACCGCGACGAACGCCACTTGGCGCGCATGTTGCGCAAAAAAGCCGTGATCGACGAACGCATCGCTAATTCCCCTAACGAATGCGGCTTGCTGCTGGTGCTGACCGGTAACGGCAAGGGCAAGAGCAGTTCCGCGTTCGGCATGCTGGCCCGGGCCATGGGCCACGGTATGCAGTGCGGCGTAGTGCAATTCATCAAGGGGCGCAACAGCACCGGCGAAGAGTTGTTCTTCCGCCGCTTCCCCGAACAAGTGCGTTTCCATGTGATGGGCGAAGGCTTTACCTGGGAAACCCAGGACCGCCAGCGCGACATCGCCGCCGCCGAAGCCGCTTGGGCGGTGTCCCGCGAACTGCTGCAGGACCCGGCCATCGGCCTGGTGGTGCTGGACGAACTGAACATCGCCCTCAAGCACGGCTACCTCGACTTGGACCAGGTCCTCAGCGACCTGCAAGCCCGCCCGCCGATGCAACACGTGGTGGTCACCGGTCGTGGCGCCAAACCCGAGTTGATTGAAATGGGCGACACCGTCACCGAAATGGGCATGCTCAAGCACGCGTTCCAGGCCGGTATCAAGGCACAGAAGGGCGTCGAACTTTGA
- a CDS encoding C40 family peptidase encodes MSTSARLILILCAALLSACASRPPPPAPVAVKPKPVFTYSTQNFSPAAEDVLFRALGLVGTPYRWGGNTPDSGFDCSGLIGFVFRDAAGISLPRTTRELIVMRAQDVSEQNLQTGDLLFFATGGGSQVSHAGIYVGEGRFVHAPQTGGTVKLDTLSKAYWQNAYLSAKRVLPGNLARNP; translated from the coding sequence ATGTCGACCTCGGCCCGCCTGATCCTCATTCTTTGCGCCGCGCTGCTCAGCGCCTGCGCAAGTCGACCACCGCCGCCCGCGCCTGTCGCGGTGAAGCCCAAGCCGGTGTTCACCTACTCTACCCAGAATTTTTCGCCAGCGGCCGAAGACGTGCTCTTTCGCGCGTTGGGCCTGGTCGGCACGCCTTACCGATGGGGCGGCAACACGCCAGACTCCGGGTTTGATTGCAGCGGCCTGATCGGGTTTGTCTTCCGCGATGCCGCCGGGATTTCCCTACCGCGTACCACCCGCGAGCTGATCGTAATGCGCGCGCAGGATGTCAGCGAGCAGAACCTGCAGACCGGCGACCTGCTGTTCTTCGCCACCGGTGGCGGTTCCCAGGTCAGCCACGCGGGGATCTACGTAGGTGAAGGGCGTTTTGTGCACGCGCCACAAACCGGCGGTACGGTGAAGTTGGATACGCTGTCCAAAGCGTATTGGCAGAATGCTTACCTGAGCGCCAAGCGCGTGTTGCCGGGCAACCTGGCACGAAATCCGTAA
- a CDS encoding C40 family peptidase: MLNRFAPLVPLALVTLLFGCASHPQQVAEQQKPQVQNQAKFVAAQSASVYEEELATEKELTNFSGNKPYQLPVLADSILERGMSLIGTRYRFGGTSEAGFDCSGFIGYLFREEAGMNLPRSTREMINVNAPLVARNNLKPGDLLFFSTAGRGRVSHAGIYLGDNQFIHSSSRRSGGVRVDNLGDSYWSKTFIEAKRALAMAPTTVTASK, from the coding sequence ATGCTAAATCGCTTCGCACCCCTCGTGCCCCTCGCACTCGTTACCCTGTTGTTTGGTTGCGCCTCCCACCCTCAGCAGGTGGCAGAACAGCAAAAACCACAGGTTCAAAATCAGGCAAAGTTCGTTGCCGCACAGTCTGCTTCTGTTTATGAAGAAGAGCTGGCAACTGAAAAAGAACTGACCAACTTCTCCGGTAACAAGCCTTACCAGCTTCCCGTTCTGGCCGACAGCATCCTTGAACGTGGCATGTCCCTGATCGGTACCCGTTACCGTTTCGGCGGCACCTCTGAAGCCGGTTTCGACTGCAGCGGTTTCATCGGCTACCTGTTTCGTGAAGAGGCTGGCATGAACCTGCCACGCTCCACCCGCGAAATGATCAACGTGAATGCACCGTTGGTCGCGCGCAACAACCTCAAGCCCGGTGATCTGCTTTTCTTCAGTACGGCGGGTCGTGGTCGTGTGAGCCATGCCGGTATCTACCTGGGCGATAACCAGTTTATCCACTCCAGCAGCCGTCGCAGTGGCGGTGTTCGGGTCGACAACCTGGGCGACAGCTACTGGAGCAAAACCTTCATTGAAGCCAAGCGCGCACTCGCCATGGCCCCGACGACGGTTACCGCGAGCAAGTAA
- the hda gene encoding DnaA regulatory inactivator Hda yields MKPIQLPLGVRLRDDATFINYYPGANAAALGYVERLCEADAGWTESLIYLWGKHGVGRTHLLQAACLRFEQMGEPAVYLPLAELMDRGISIFDHLEQYELVCLDDLQAIAGKAEWEEALFHLFNRLRDSGRRLLIAASTSPRELPIKLADLKSRMTLALIFQMRPLSDEDKLRALQLRASRRGLHLTDEVGHFILTRGTRSMSALFDLLEQLDQASLQAQRKLTIPFLKETLGW; encoded by the coding sequence ATGAAACCGATTCAGCTGCCCTTGGGTGTGCGTCTGCGTGACGACGCCACCTTTATCAACTACTACCCAGGCGCCAATGCCGCTGCACTCGGCTATGTCGAGCGACTCTGCGAAGCCGACGCCGGGTGGACCGAAAGCCTGATCTATCTGTGGGGCAAGCACGGCGTAGGGCGTACCCACCTGTTGCAGGCCGCGTGTCTGCGTTTCGAGCAGATGGGTGAGCCGGCGGTTTACCTGCCCCTGGCTGAGTTGATGGACCGTGGTATCAGCATCTTCGACCATCTTGAGCAGTACGAGCTGGTGTGCCTGGACGATCTGCAAGCGATCGCCGGCAAGGCGGAGTGGGAAGAGGCGTTGTTTCACCTGTTCAACCGCTTGCGTGACAGTGGCCGGCGCCTGCTGATCGCTGCGTCTACCTCGCCGCGGGAATTGCCGATCAAGCTGGCCGACCTCAAGTCGCGGATGACCTTGGCGTTGATTTTCCAGATGCGCCCGCTCTCCGACGAAGACAAATTGCGAGCCCTGCAACTGCGCGCATCCCGTCGTGGCCTGCACCTCACCGACGAAGTGGGGCATTTCATTCTCACTCGTGGCACCCGCAGCATGAGCGCGTTGTTCGATTTGCTCGAACAGCTTGATCAGGCCTCTTTGCAGGCCCAGCGCAAGCTGACTATTCCCTTCCTGAAAGAAACCCTCGGCTGGTAG
- a CDS encoding AI-2E family transporter, whose product MADTRRWVWLGGIVLLCVFVFLLHSILTPFLVALLLAYLFDPVVDRLEKAGLSRTWGVVAVFALFTLIITALVLVLVPMLAKQLFRLYELAPQMLDWLQHTAMPWAQAKLGLADGFWKFDKVKAAISDHMGQTTDIVGVILSQATASSLALIGWLTNLVLIPVVAFYLLRDWDIMMAKIRSLLPRNREERIVSLAEECHEVLGAFVRGQLLVMLALGVIYAAGLMAIGLELGLLIGLIAGLAAIVPYMGFVIGIGAALVAGLFQFGGDLYPMLGIVAVFMVGQALEGMVLTPLLVGDRIGLHPVAVIFAILAGGELFGFTGILLALPVAAVIMVLVRHVHDLYKDSDVYTGVEDPDL is encoded by the coding sequence ATGGCGGATACGCGTCGTTGGGTGTGGCTTGGCGGGATTGTCCTGCTGTGCGTTTTTGTGTTCCTGCTGCATTCGATCCTGACGCCGTTCCTGGTTGCGTTGCTGCTGGCCTACCTGTTCGATCCGGTGGTGGATCGCCTGGAGAAGGCCGGACTGTCGCGGACCTGGGGCGTGGTGGCGGTGTTCGCCCTGTTTACCCTGATCATCACGGCGTTGGTGCTGGTGCTGGTGCCGATGCTGGCCAAGCAACTGTTCCGTTTGTATGAGCTGGCGCCGCAGATGCTCGATTGGCTGCAGCATACGGCCATGCCATGGGCCCAGGCCAAGTTGGGGCTGGCGGATGGTTTCTGGAAGTTCGACAAGGTCAAGGCCGCGATCAGCGATCACATGGGCCAGACCACCGATATCGTCGGGGTTATCCTCAGCCAGGCGACCGCCTCCAGCCTGGCGCTGATCGGTTGGTTGACCAACCTGGTGCTGATTCCAGTGGTGGCGTTCTACCTGCTGCGCGACTGGGACATCATGATGGCCAAGATCCGCAGCCTGCTGCCACGCAATCGCGAAGAGCGCATCGTGTCGCTGGCCGAGGAGTGTCATGAGGTACTTGGTGCCTTCGTGCGCGGGCAATTGCTGGTGATGTTGGCCCTGGGGGTCATCTATGCGGCCGGCTTGATGGCAATCGGCCTGGAGCTGGGTCTGTTGATCGGTCTGATCGCCGGCCTCGCCGCAATCGTGCCTTACATGGGTTTTGTGATTGGTATCGGCGCGGCCTTGGTGGCGGGGTTGTTTCAGTTTGGCGGCGACCTGTACCCGATGCTGGGGATCGTGGCGGTGTTTATGGTTGGCCAAGCCCTGGAAGGCATGGTGCTGACGCCGTTGCTGGTAGGAGACCGGATTGGCCTGCACCCAGTGGCCGTGATCTTTGCGATTTTGGCGGGCGGTGAGCTGTTCGGATTTACCGGTATCCTGTTGGCACTGCCGGTGGCGGCGGTGATCATGGTGCTGGTGCGCCATGTGCACGATTTGTATAAGGATTCGGATGTGTACACGGGGGTTGAAGACCCCGATCTGTAA
- a CDS encoding DUF2066 domain-containing protein: MRLCQFFFLGCLSLVSLASHAETLNGLYQVLEPVSSQSPQERDQATQRAVQTMVIRLTGDAKAADGPGLAAVRKDPQQIISQYGYDAGPPESLQVDFDPVSTDRVLREAGLSIWGSNRPSILGWWLNDSTEGSNLVGDGQTVAQVLRRAAQHRGLPLRLPLGDLDEQVVATAPNLESADATPLRAASERYGADALLAVHARQEGSQWQAKWRLWLGDKSEQGTAQGADTGAVADAVMLAVSQKLAPRFAVKPGVSTEQLLEVQGMTLERYAALGHLLEPFGGQPQLVDGNRIVYRVNGSADQLRTQLSLAKLQEIPAGEAPVQQPMADGTQPAVAPEPQAQLRFRW; encoded by the coding sequence ATGCGTTTGTGTCAATTCTTCTTTTTAGGCTGCTTGTCGTTGGTCAGCCTGGCGAGTCATGCCGAAACCCTCAATGGCCTTTATCAAGTACTCGAACCCGTCAGCAGCCAGTCGCCACAAGAGCGCGACCAGGCGACCCAGCGTGCCGTGCAGACGATGGTGATCCGTCTGACCGGCGACGCCAAGGCCGCCGACGGCCCAGGCCTGGCGGCCGTTCGCAAAGATCCGCAACAAATTATCAGCCAGTACGGCTACGACGCCGGCCCGCCGGAAAGCCTGCAAGTGGATTTCGACCCGGTAAGCACCGATCGTGTTCTGCGTGAGGCGGGCCTGTCGATCTGGGGCAGCAATCGGCCGTCGATTCTTGGCTGGTGGCTGAACGATTCCACCGAAGGCAGCAACCTCGTGGGTGATGGTCAGACCGTCGCCCAAGTGCTGCGCCGTGCCGCGCAACACCGTGGCTTACCGTTGCGTCTGCCGTTGGGCGATTTGGATGAACAGGTGGTCGCCACCGCGCCGAACCTGGAAAGTGCTGACGCCACACCGCTGCGTGCCGCCTCCGAGCGTTACGGCGCCGACGCCTTGCTGGCCGTGCATGCGCGCCAGGAAGGCAGCCAATGGCAGGCCAAATGGCGCCTGTGGCTGGGCGACAAGAGCGAGCAGGGCACTGCGCAAGGTGCCGACACGGGTGCCGTGGCCGATGCGGTGATGCTGGCGGTCAGCCAGAAGCTGGCGCCGCGCTTCGCGGTCAAGCCTGGCGTGAGTACCGAACAATTGCTGGAAGTGCAGGGCATGACCCTGGAGCGTTATGCCGCACTGGGTCATCTGTTGGAGCCTTTTGGCGGTCAGCCACAGTTAGTGGATGGCAATCGCATCGTATACCGCGTCAACGGCAGTGCCGATCAGTTGCGTACTCAATTGAGCCTGGCCAAGTTGCAGGAGATTCCTGCGGGTGAGGCGCCGGTCCAGCAACCCATGGCAGACGGCACTCAGCCGGCGGTTGCGCCTGAGCCCCAGGCGCAATTGCGTTTTCGTTGGTAG
- the purM gene encoding phosphoribosylformylglycinamidine cyclo-ligase: MSKQPSLSYKDAGVDIDAGEALVERIKSVAKRTARPEVMGGLGGFGALCEIPAGYKQPVLVSGTDGVGTKLRLALNLNKHDTIGIDLVAMCVNDLVVCGAEPLFFLDYYATGKLNVDTAAQVVTGIGAGCELSGCSLVGGETAEMPGMYEGEDYDLAGFCVGVVEKADIIDGSKVAAGDALLALPSSGPHSNGYSLIRKIIEVSGAEIENTQLDGKPLTDLLMAPTRIYVKPLLKLIKDTGAVKAMAHITGGGLLDNIPRVLPKGAQAIVDVASWQRPAVFDWLQEKGNVDETEMHRVLNCGVGMVICVAQEHVETALNVLREAGEQPWVIGQIATAAEGAAQVELKNLKAH, from the coding sequence ATGAGCAAGCAACCCTCCCTGAGCTACAAGGACGCCGGTGTAGACATCGACGCCGGTGAAGCATTGGTCGAACGCATCAAGAGCGTCGCCAAGCGCACTGCGCGCCCCGAAGTCATGGGCGGCCTGGGCGGTTTTGGCGCCCTCTGCGAAATCCCGGCCGGCTACAAGCAACCTGTACTGGTTTCCGGCACCGACGGCGTGGGCACCAAGCTGCGCCTGGCACTGAACCTGAACAAGCACGACACCATCGGCATCGACCTGGTTGCGATGTGCGTCAACGACCTGGTGGTATGCGGCGCCGAGCCGTTGTTCTTCCTGGACTACTACGCCACCGGCAAGCTGAACGTGGACACCGCTGCACAAGTGGTCACCGGTATCGGCGCTGGCTGCGAACTGTCGGGTTGCTCCCTGGTTGGCGGCGAAACCGCTGAAATGCCAGGCATGTACGAAGGCGAAGACTATGACCTGGCCGGCTTCTGCGTCGGCGTCGTGGAAAAAGCCGACATCATCGACGGTTCCAAAGTGGCTGCCGGTGACGCCCTGCTGGCACTGCCATCTTCCGGTCCACACTCCAACGGTTACTCGCTGATCCGCAAGATCATCGAAGTGTCCGGTGCCGAGATCGAGAACACCCAACTCGACGGCAAGCCGCTGACCGACCTGCTGATGGCCCCGACCCGCATCTACGTCAAACCTCTGCTCAAGCTGATCAAGGACACTGGCGCAGTCAAAGCCATGGCCCACATCACCGGCGGCGGCCTGCTGGACAACATCCCGCGCGTGCTGCCAAAAGGCGCCCAGGCAATCGTTGACGTGGCCAGCTGGCAGCGTCCCGCGGTATTCGACTGGCTGCAAGAGAAAGGCAACGTTGATGAAACCGAAATGCACCGCGTGCTGAACTGCGGCGTCGGCATGGTCATCTGCGTGGCGCAAGAGCACGTAGAAACAGCGCTGAACGTGCTGCGTGAAGCCGGCGAGCAGCCTTGGGTCATCGGCCAGATCGCCACCGCTGCCGAAGGCGCGGCTCAAGTCGAGCTGAAAAATCTCAAGGCTCACTGA
- the purN gene encoding phosphoribosylglycinamide formyltransferase, with protein sequence MLETCDVVVLLSGTGSNLQALIDSTRAGDSPVRIAAVISNRSDAYGLQRARDAGIATRSLDHKAFEGREAFDSALIELIDAFNPKLVILAGFMRILSADFVRHYEGRLLNIHPSLLPKYKGMHTHQRALDAGDSEHGCSVHFVTEELDGGPLVVQAVVPVESDDSAQTLAQRVHTQEHRIYPLAVRWFAEGRLILGDQGALLDGQLLAASGHLIRT encoded by the coding sequence ATGCTTGAGACCTGTGATGTCGTGGTGCTGCTTTCCGGCACCGGCAGTAACTTGCAGGCCCTGATCGACAGCACGCGCGCGGGCGACAGCCCGGTGCGCATCGCTGCGGTGATCTCCAACCGCAGCGACGCCTACGGCCTGCAACGCGCCAGGGACGCGGGTATTGCCACCCGCTCGCTGGATCACAAGGCGTTCGAAGGCCGCGAAGCCTTCGACAGCGCCTTGATCGAACTGATCGACGCCTTCAACCCCAAACTCGTGATACTAGCCGGCTTCATGCGCATCCTCAGCGCTGATTTCGTGCGGCATTACGAAGGACGCCTGCTCAATATCCACCCTTCCCTGCTGCCCAAGTACAAAGGTATGCACACGCACCAGCGTGCGCTCGATGCCGGCGACAGCGAGCACGGCTGCAGCGTGCACTTTGTCACCGAGGAACTCGATGGCGGGCCTCTGGTCGTACAGGCAGTGGTTCCGGTAGAGTCTGACGACTCGGCGCAGACGCTTGCGCAACGGGTTCACACCCAGGAACACAGGATTTACCCGCTGGCCGTGCGCTGGTTTGCCGAGGGGCGGTTGATTCTTGGTGACCAGGGTGCATTATTGGACGGTCAGTTACTCGCGGCCAGCGGCCACTTGATTCGAACCTAG
- a CDS encoding DUF3108 domain-containing protein produces MRRALLFAFALFALPAVQAADLHPFSVSYTADWKQLPMSGSAERSLAKNADGTWTLNFKASMMIASLTETSVILFDKDTLQPKSYTFERGGLGKAKKINLDFDQTAKKVTGFENKDAVNVALQSGMLDKSTYQLALQRDVAAGKKSMSYNVVEGTDVDTYDFRVIGPEKVQTKVGSIDAIKVERVRDPTQSKRITQMWFAKDQGGILVALRQVETDGKEYNIMLQDGTVDGKAVKGS; encoded by the coding sequence ATGCGTCGCGCCCTGCTCTTCGCTTTTGCGCTGTTCGCCTTGCCTGCCGTGCAAGCAGCAGACCTTCACCCTTTCTCCGTAAGCTACACCGCCGACTGGAAACAGTTGCCCATGAGTGGTTCGGCTGAACGCAGCCTGGCCAAGAATGCCGATGGCACCTGGACCTTGAATTTCAAGGCTTCCATGATGATCGCCAGCCTGACCGAAACCAGTGTGATCCTGTTCGACAAAGACACCCTGCAACCCAAGAGCTACACCTTCGAACGCGGTGGTCTGGGCAAGGCGAAGAAGATCAATCTGGACTTCGACCAGACCGCCAAGAAAGTCACCGGCTTTGAAAACAAGGACGCGGTCAACGTGGCCCTGCAAAGTGGCATGCTCGACAAGTCGACCTATCAGTTGGCCCTGCAGCGCGACGTGGCTGCCGGCAAGAAGAGCATGAGCTACAACGTGGTCGAAGGCACGGACGTCGACACCTATGACTTCCGCGTGATCGGCCCGGAAAAGGTCCAGACCAAGGTGGGCTCCATCGACGCGATCAAGGTTGAGCGCGTGCGTGACCCGACTCAGAGCAAGCGCATCACCCAGATGTGGTTTGCCAAGGATCAGGGCGGCATTCTGGTTGCCCTGCGTCAGGTTGAGACCGACGGCAAGGAATACAACATCATGCTGCAGGACGGTACTGTTGACGGTAAGGCTGTCAAAGGTAGCTGA
- a CDS encoding DUF2058 domain-containing protein, protein MSLSLRDQLLKAGLVNQKQAKQVGKEKQKQQRLVHKGQIEADDTQARLAAEAHAEKVKRDQELNRQQQEKAEAKARTAQVKQLIETSRLPKLTTEDYYNFVDDKKVKRLSVNTLMRNKLSNGSLAIVHHGGSYEVIPREAALKIQERAPERIVQLNILTESQVPDEDDPYAAYQIPDDLMW, encoded by the coding sequence ATGAGCCTTTCCCTTCGCGACCAGTTGCTCAAAGCAGGTCTGGTCAACCAAAAGCAGGCCAAGCAGGTCGGCAAAGAGAAACAGAAGCAGCAGCGTCTGGTCCACAAAGGCCAGATCGAGGCGGATGACACCCAGGCCCGCCTGGCGGCCGAAGCGCACGCCGAGAAGGTCAAGCGCGATCAGGAACTCAATCGCCAGCAACAGGAAAAAGCCGAGGCCAAGGCCCGTACCGCCCAGGTCAAGCAACTGATCGAGACTTCGCGCCTGCCCAAGCTGACCACCGAGGACTACTACAACTTCGTGGATGACAAGAAGGTCAAGCGCCTGTCGGTCAACACGCTGATGCGCAACAAGCTGAGCAACGGCTCCCTGGCCATCGTGCACCACGGTGGCAGCTACGAGGTGATTCCGCGCGAAGCGGCGCTGAAGATCCAGGAGCGCGCACCGGAGCGTATCGTGCAGCTCAATATCCTGACGGAAAGCCAGGTGCCGGATGAGGATGATCCATACGCCGCCTACCAAATCCCGGATGATCTGATGTGGTAA
- the mazG gene encoding nucleoside triphosphate pyrophosphohydrolase yields MYSLDDLLHLMNRLRDPQYGCPWDIKQTYATIVPHTLEEAYEVADAIERGDFDHLQGELGDLLFQVVYYSQLAREEGRFEFAGVIDSITRKLIRRHPHVFPTGDLYAPLDIPQLSEEQVKARWEQIKAEERAEKSDAPEQLSLLDDVPTALPSLSRAAKLQKRASQVGFDWPSALPVVDNVREELDEVLEAMADNDSVAIADEVGDLLFAAVNLARHLRVDPETALRGANAKFERRFRFIEQALRDTHQSIEDCTLETMDALWGEAKRQEKNLSSCG; encoded by the coding sequence ATGTATTCACTAGATGACCTGCTGCACTTGATGAATCGCCTGCGGGACCCGCAATACGGGTGCCCGTGGGACATCAAGCAAACCTATGCCACCATCGTCCCGCACACCCTGGAAGAGGCCTACGAAGTGGCCGACGCCATTGAACGCGGCGACTTCGATCACCTGCAAGGCGAGTTGGGCGACCTGTTGTTCCAGGTGGTGTATTACAGCCAACTGGCGCGGGAAGAGGGGCGTTTCGAATTTGCCGGGGTGATCGACAGCATCACGCGCAAGCTCATTCGCCGCCATCCCCATGTGTTCCCCACCGGTGATCTGTATGCGCCGCTGGATATCCCGCAGTTGAGTGAAGAACAGGTCAAGGCGCGCTGGGAGCAGATCAAGGCCGAGGAGCGCGCGGAAAAGTCCGACGCACCTGAGCAACTTTCCCTACTGGACGATGTGCCCACGGCGCTGCCGTCCCTGTCCCGTGCCGCCAAATTGCAGAAGCGCGCCAGCCAGGTCGGCTTCGACTGGCCATCGGCCTTGCCGGTGGTGGACAATGTGCGCGAAGAACTCGATGAAGTGCTCGAAGCCATGGCCGACAACGATTCGGTGGCCATTGCCGATGAGGTCGGTGACCTGCTGTTCGCGGCAGTCAACCTGGCCCGTCACCTCAGGGTCGACCCGGAAACCGCGCTGCGTGGCGCCAATGCCAAGTTCGAACGACGCTTCCGATTTATCGAACAGGCATTGCGCGATACGCACCAATCCATAGAAGATTGCACCCTCGAAACGATGGACGCCCTGTGGGGCGAAGCCAAACGCCAGGAAAAGAATCTGTCCAGCTGCGGTTGA